The genome window aagtaagagaacttgcgaAATCACAGGGTAATCAGACAGAAGTATGATCAGACATTACATATCTAAATCTATCTGTATCAGAATCTCAAAATACTGTCTTAAAGCCCATTTCTGCTCCGCCATTATAGTCTTGTCCTAATCTTTACGTTAACATTTTAGAACATTTCAAACATATAGTGTGGGTTATATGCACAACAACAGGCTGTACACATAATACATCTAAAATATGATTACTTTTTGTGTCAGATATGAACCACTTActactttttccctttttttagaCAAACAAGCTAGAGATAAACAAAATTTCTTTTAAGGAGGCGTGCGTGTGTACCAACCTAGACCTGGCTGCTCCTCCAAGATGCTCAACCTGTACTCTTTCGAGAAGATCTGATATGCCGTGAGAACCTTTTTCTTCGCCTGCAGTTCAGAcagcaaaatataaatacagaaatgCGCTAGAATGATAACAGGTGTAAATAATTTGAATGTTAAGAAGTCTGGGAATTTACTTTCACGGCCTTTAATCTGgccttctcttctttctttttctttttgtcactGTGCGATCCTGACCGTCCTCCTGTGTACAACCCGACATCCGAGCTGCCATTAGCTATGAAAAAGATCAGAGACAGAGAATGCATTGCAAAAACTATATCTTATCTATAAGAATATAAAAACCATCACCATTAGCCATTGTCATACATTTGCTGCCGTGACGCCGCTCTTTCTCCTTgtccttcttcttcttgctTTTCTTGCTCTTTTTGCTCTTCTTTCTGTGCTGGCTGAAGGAATCGTCGATGACCAGCTGACCCGCTTCCTCATCCTCCGCTGAGGAGGAGCTGTCGTCGTCCAGTAGCTCGTAAGATCCGCTGTAAAGCCCTGCAGTGAAAGGAAGTAACAGGGTATGCAAGATTTTTAACAACACACTAAATATAGTTTTATAAGTCGAGCAGAAAGTCTGAGTGtgcttacactttttttttatgcctgatAATTAATTTCTGTGCAAAATCATTTGGTCCAACAGCTTAGGAAAGAAAAATCCTATCAGAAAATCTGAATTTGTAACATGTAATAATGTGTCATAAACTAGAATGAGAAGTCATAGTCTTATATACACAGTGTGCAtaggaggattttttttttgtcaaattgcAGATTCAAATTCAAAGAATCTGCTTTGTAGTGTACATGATTTCATGCTCttttacatctttaaaaaaaaaatactaatggACTTTGGCAAAGTTCAACAGGAACcgttttcttccttttcctaAACTCTTAAAGCATAATAGCTCATTAAAAACATTAGAACAGCCGTCAACAGACATTCCCCTCAATAATCCTCTCTTTTGTTTTCTCCCTGTGCCTTGATTACATTCTGCCTCACCTGCCTCTCTGCATAAACACACCTGCCATCTATTTCCTCACCTTCCAGCTCCACTTCCTCGCCGACAATCGGCAGCACCTCCCTCGCCACGTGCGGTTTCTTCTTAGCCGGTTTGGGCGCGGGCATGCTCTCCCTCCTACGATCTTTTCCCGAGAGGAGCGGGGGGTACGACGGTTTCTTGGGGAGCGTAGGGCAGGGCTCTGAGCCGACAGCTGTAGGAGAGGTGATAGCCTGAAGCAAGCCCATTGCAGTCATGCCATCATGAGGGGAAGTGGAAGGCGCTGACGCCGACACGGAGCTGCCATGGCTGTCTGAcggcctttttttctttttgtgatgATCTAAGGAAAAGACGTACAGGTTCATCATAGATTATCACTTTGCTTAATACATCATATCCAAACCTGTATAATCAGTACTTGCTTAATTCTAATCAGGCATCCAAGGCATTATTACACAATCGCTATTAAAAATTTCCTTACCAGTGCTCACCCACCTTTATAACGATAATCATCATgatgcttctttttctttttgtgaacCTCACCGCTCACTACAAACCCATCCGATTCCTTTTATAAAACCAGACAACAAACATCAGTGTAGtgtggaattaaaaaaaaccctgaaagcTATAATAACATCATAACACGTCGTACTACGTGTCAGGTTGCAATCTTCTTACCTTGGGACGTTTTTTCGAGGACTTGCGAACCTCAGCATCGATGATCTCCTCTTCTCGCAGGAGGTCCTTGTAAgatctcctcttctctctctgactGCGGCCTGCCACCAGGCTCACCTCGCCCTCCATCTGATCATAATACACAGAAATGTCATGCAGGTGCATTTGTGGTGCGAGGGCTTCATGCAAGGCGGCGCTGTTCTGAAATTTTAGTGCTCATATTTCAGATCTGTGGTTCACTAACAAAAAATATGGGATTTGTCTCAAAGTCAGGAAGAGTTAACATTTAGTTTAATCAGGGGTGTCGGATCAGGAAAAAGCACTCAAACGTGTAGGACATCAGTGATCACAGTGGGGATTATAagactcactcacttattgtctatgggcacacacacaactgtggccaaaggttttgagaaacaaaaatccacaaattctgacaaactttaagcattgattatgcaagacttagctgccatcagtcaggatgtggcccagaagctGACAGACAGCACACCTGGGAGAATTGCAAAGGTCTTAAAACAGAAAGATCAATAATTGGAAATCTGCAATTATTGActttttgcataaacttaatttaattgtcaataaaagtctTTGATGCtcatgaaatgcttgtaattatactttgaTATACCATATTAacatctgataaaaaaaattctaaaaacaaTGAGTCAGTAaacgttaaaaaaatatatatatatttgtgtcgttctcaaaacttttgaccataagtatacacacactacgggcaatttggggacaccaattagcctaatctg of Clarias gariepinus isolate MV-2021 ecotype Netherlands chromosome 6, CGAR_prim_01v2, whole genome shotgun sequence contains these proteins:
- the LOC128526407 gene encoding HMG box-containing protein 4-like, whose amino-acid sequence is MMEGEVSLVAGRSQREKRRSYKDLLREEEIIDAEVRKSSKKRPKESDGFVVSGEVHKKKKKHHDDYRYKDHHKKKKRPSDSHGSSVSASAPSTSPHDGMTAMGLLQAITSPTAVGSEPCPTLPKKPSYPPLLSGKDRRRESMPAPKPAKKKPHVAREVLPIVGEEVELEGLYSGSYELLDDDSSSSAEDEEAGQLVIDDSFSQHRKKSKKSKKSKKKKDKEKERRHGSKSNGSSDVGLYTGGRSGSHSDKKKKKEEKARLKAVKAKKKVLTAYQIFSKEYRLSILEEQPGLDFGDLSKKLGDAWNQLPEGDKQVWRERAEYLQHKQMKYESTTSKRSKHSQPKPAKDTSKSKGVAQFPGAVTPSPATTHTVAAVPKRPEPAVTVPQNGPSLTPVAEPAPSPLRDPEVDPIDAAAHLQLLGESLSLIGRRLQETEGMVTVSGSLSVLLDSVLCALGPLACLTAQVPELNGCPPHVLSNTLDNIAYVMPGL